The sequence CTCGCCGGGTCTCACCCGGCCGGGCCCGACCTCGTCCGGTCCCACCCGATCGGAGACTCGGCCTCCGCTGGTCCGACCGGCTCAGCCGTCCGGCGCCGCGAGGGGCCGGTGGACCACCGGTCGGCGTGGACCGGGATCAGCCCGAGGCCCCAGCCTCCGGCCGCCAGCAGCCCCAGCATCGCCCCGTCGGGCAGCCGCCCGACGCCCGCCGACAGCCACCAGCCGGACCCGACGGCCAGGACCGTCAGGAGGGCCAGCACCGCCGGGAGCCGCCGTGACCGCGCCCACCGGAGCCGTATTCGGGCCCCGGCACGCATCGCCGCCGCATTCCGCACGACCGCCTCCTTCGCTCGACCCGGGCCGCAGACGGCCCGCTCCGAGGCCGGGTCAGGCGGCGACCACGTCCATCGCGGCGGCCTTGGGCGACATGTTCGCCCGGTCGGCACCGGGGGCCGGCAGCGGCACCGGTTCGAGCACCGGCCTCAGCAGTTCACCTTCGGAGAGGGTGGCCATCGCCGCAAGTTCGGCGAGCGACAGTTCGTCGCTGACCTCGCGCATGACCTCGGACATCCGGACGTCGAGTGCGTCGCAGATGGCGGAGAGCAGCTCCGAGGAGGCCTCCTTCTGTCCCCGCTCGACCTCGGAGAGGTATCCGAGCGAAACCCTGGCGGCCGCCGACACCTCGCGGAGTGTGCGGCCCTGGCGCTGGCGCTGCCGACGCAGTACATCGCCCAGTAGGCGACGGAGCAGGATCATCGGTGCCTCCCTCCTCGGACTGCGGATCGAGATGTCACGCCCCCACCGTACCGCCTTGCCCGCTTCGCGTGCGGGGACCATGGTCGTGTTCACTCTGGGCTGCAAGGCTGTCCCCTCCCCTGTTTCGGTGTCGCGCCCGGGCCGATGGGCACCCCGTCGTACCCTCCGGGCGGCACCGGGTCACCGCCGCGCCACTCGTTCGCCACCTGGTTTCTGCCCAACCAGGGCCTCCGATGTAACACGATCCTGCAGTTGTCCGATGCCCGCACGCCAGTTCGCCGGATCCCGGTTCGGTGGAGATCCTGCGAGCGGCCGGCGGCGAGGGCCGGGCCGGGGATGGTGCGTGGACGGTCGGAGGCACGGTGACGACGGTGCGGACGACGCTCAGTGCGTGGGCGTACCGGACAGGAGCCGCCCGGCGAGCAGCTCCAGAGCGGCGGTCACCGCCCTGTGACGGATTGTGGCACGCTCCCCCGACAACCGTGGCGAACTGACCAGACTTCCCCCCGGGCCGGCCACCGCGAGGTGTACCGTGCCGACCGGCTGCCCGTCCTGGGGGTCAGGGCCGGCCACTCCGGTGGTCGCGATCCCGTAGGTGGCGCCGAGCAGCTTCCGCACGCCTTCGGCCATCTGCCGGGCCACCACCGGGTGGACCGGGCCGTGGACCGCCAGCAGTCCCTCGTCGACCCCGAGCACCGTGGCCTTCAGCTCGGTCGCGTACGCGGTCACCGAGCCCCGGAAGGTCGCGGAGGCCCCCGGGACGTCCACCAGCGCGGCCGCCAGCAGTCCGCCGGTCAGCGACTCCGCGACGGCCACCGTGCCGCCCTCCGCCCGCAGCCCGGCGTGCACCCGCTCGGCCAGTCCGAAATCGACCGGCCCGAAGTCGGCCGGCCCGTCAACGACCGGCCCGTCACCCACCGCACCGGAATCGACCGCACCGGCTCCGCCGCTCATCCCGACGTCCCTCCCTCGCGTTCCCCCGGGCCCACCCCGGAGTACCCGTCATTGTGGGCCCGGGGGGCCGTCGGGGGGCCGCTTCGCCCCGGGTTTCACCCGGTCGTGCGCCGCGCGGCCAGACCCTCCCGGCGGAGCCGCAGTGCCTGCCCCACGTAGTCCAGCGCGGTGCCGACGGTCAGCAGGACCGCGACCCCCATCAGCAGTGCCCTGGCGGTGGCCAGCCAGCCGTCCAGCTCCAGCACGTACATGCCGACCGCGATGCCCTGGGTGAGCGTCTTGATCTTGCCGCCCCGGCTGGCGGGGATCACGCCGAAGCGGATCACCCAGAACCGCATCAGCGTGATGCCGAGCTCGCGGGCCAGGATCACCACGGTGATCCACCAGGGAAGGTCCCCCAGCACCGAGAGCCCGATCAGCGCCGCGCCCATGATCGTCTTGTCCGCGATCGGATCGGCGATCTTGCCGAAGTCGGTGACCAGGCCCTTGCGCCGGGCCAGCTCGCCGTCGAAGAGATCGGTGATCATCGCGACCGCGAAGGAGGCCCAGGCCACCGAGCGCCACTTGGGGTCGTGCCCGCCGTCGGCGAACAGCAGGGCGACGAAGACCGGGACCAGCAGCAGCCGGACCATGGTCAGCATGTTCGCGATGTTCCAGATCCCCGGCGCCGGCGGCGCCACGGCCGCCGGTCTGCCCGGGTGGGCCGCGGCCGGGGCGCCTGGCCCCTGGGTCATTCCCCGGCTCCGGGCGCCCGGCGGACCCGCACCTGCTCCAGCGCCTCGGCGACCAGGTCGACGCCCTCGCTGGCGACCACCCGGGCCCGGTAGAACTGCCCGACCTCGGCGTCCTCGACCCCGAGCAGAGTGGTGAGACCGTCCGTCTCGGGGGCCTGGTGGGCGGCACGGCCCTCGACCACGTCCCCGTCGACCGACTCGACCAGCACCTCGACCTCGGTGCCGATCCGCTGCTCGGCGCGCTGGGCGGTCATCTCCTCGGCGAGCCGGGTGAGCCGGTTGAGCCGGTCGGCGACCACGTCCTCCGGCAGCTTGCCGTCGTAGCCGGCCGCCTCGGTGCCCTCCTCGTCGGAGTAGCCGAAGACGCCGATCGCGTCCAGCCCGGCGTGGGTCACGAAGCGCTCCAGCTCGGCGAAGTCCGCCTCGGTCTCGCCGGGGAAGCCGACGATGAAGTTGGAGCGGGCACCGGCCTGCGGGGCCTTGCCGCGGATGGAGCCGAGCAGCTCGAGGAACTGGTCGGTGGAGCCGAAGCGCCGCATCCGCCGCAGCACGGCCGGCGCGGAGTGCTGGAACGACAGGTCGAAGTAGGGCACCACGTCCGCGGTGCCGGTCATGGCGTCGATCAGCCCGGGGCGCATCTCGGCCGGCTGGAGGTAGGACACCCGGACGCGCTCCACCCCCTCGACCGAGGCGACCTCGCCGAGCAGCGTCTCCAGCAGTCGGATGTCGCCGAGGTCCTTGCCGTACGAGGTGTTGTTCTCGCTGACCAGGACGACCTCGCGGACGCCCTCCCCGGCGAGCCACTGGGCCTCGTGCAGCACGTCCGAGGGGCGGCGGGAGATGAACGAGCCCCGGAAGGCCGGGATGGCGCAGAACGAGCAGCGCCGGTCGCAGCCGGAGGCGAGCTTGACGGAGGCGACCGGGTTGTCGTCCAGGCGCTTGCGCAGGGTGCGCGGCCCGGAGGCGGGCGCGAGGCCCTCCGGCAGGTCCTCGGGGGCACCGTGACCGGGCAGGGCCACCTCGGTGGCGGCGGCCTGGCGCTCGACGGGACTCAGCGGGAGCAGCTTGCGGCGGTCGCGCGGCAGGTGCGGGGCGTGGTGGCCGCCGGACAGGATGGTCTGCAGACGGTCGGAGATGTCCGAGTAGTCGTCGAAGCCGAGCACACCGTCGGCCTCGGGCAGCGCGTCGGCCAGCTCCTTGCCGTAGCGCTCGGCCATGCAGCCGACCGCGACGACCGCCTGGGTGCGGCCGTGACCCTTGAGGTCGTTGGCCTCCAGGAGGGCGTCGACGGAGTCCTTCTTGGCGGCCTCGACGAAGCCACAGGTGTTGACGACGGCGACGTCGGCTTCGGCTGCGTCGTCCACGAGCAACCAGCCGTCGGCCTCCAGTCGCCCGGCGAGTTCCTCGGAGTCCACCTCGTTGCGGGCGCATCCGAGCGTGACAAGGGCGACAGTACGGCGATCAGGCATAGGGCCAAGATTAACGCGCGGCCGCCGAAGCCGTTCGCCCCGGAGGCCACGCGTTGGCTCCGGCCGGGTTCCCGACCGGTCGGACGCCCCTCGTCATCAGCCCGCCTGCGGGTCGCCGGGGGTGTACGTGACGTGCACCACCTGGCCGTTCTTGCCCGCCGGACCGAGGTCCTTGCCGTTGACGTACACGTGCACGGCGCCGGCGTTGCCGATCACCAGCTTGATCTGCTTGGGGTCGGTGAAGGTCTGGTCCTGACCTTCGGCGATGTTGTTCTGGAACAGCGACTTCCCGGTGCCGTCCACCGCCGAGACCCAGCTGGTGTCCTTCTCGGCGACCAGCTTCACGGTGACCTTGTCGGCCGGGACGGCGGCGATCGCGGCGGCGCT comes from Streptomyces sp. TLI_053 and encodes:
- a CDS encoding helix-turn-helix transcriptional regulator; this translates as MILLRRLLGDVLRRQRQRQGRTLREVSAAARVSLGYLSEVERGQKEASSELLSAICDALDVRMSEVMREVSDELSLAELAAMATLSEGELLRPVLEPVPLPAPGADRANMSPKAAAMDVVAA
- a CDS encoding CinA family protein; translated protein: MSGGAGAVDSGAVGDGPVVDGPADFGPVDFGLAERVHAGLRAEGGTVAVAESLTGGLLAAALVDVPGASATFRGSVTAYATELKATVLGVDEGLLAVHGPVHPVVARQMAEGVRKLLGATYGIATTGVAGPDPQDGQPVGTVHLAVAGPGGSLVSSPRLSGERATIRHRAVTAALELLAGRLLSGTPTH
- the pgsA gene encoding CDP-diacylglycerol--glycerol-3-phosphate 3-phosphatidyltransferase, which translates into the protein MTQGPGAPAAAHPGRPAAVAPPAPGIWNIANMLTMVRLLLVPVFVALLFADGGHDPKWRSVAWASFAVAMITDLFDGELARRKGLVTDFGKIADPIADKTIMGAALIGLSVLGDLPWWITVVILARELGITLMRFWVIRFGVIPASRGGKIKTLTQGIAVGMYVLELDGWLATARALLMGVAVLLTVGTALDYVGQALRLRREGLAARRTTG
- the rimO gene encoding 30S ribosomal protein S12 methylthiotransferase RimO; amino-acid sequence: MPDRRTVALVTLGCARNEVDSEELAGRLEADGWLLVDDAAEADVAVVNTCGFVEAAKKDSVDALLEANDLKGHGRTQAVVAVGCMAERYGKELADALPEADGVLGFDDYSDISDRLQTILSGGHHAPHLPRDRRKLLPLSPVERQAAATEVALPGHGAPEDLPEGLAPASGPRTLRKRLDDNPVASVKLASGCDRRCSFCAIPAFRGSFISRRPSDVLHEAQWLAGEGVREVVLVSENNTSYGKDLGDIRLLETLLGEVASVEGVERVRVSYLQPAEMRPGLIDAMTGTADVVPYFDLSFQHSAPAVLRRMRRFGSTDQFLELLGSIRGKAPQAGARSNFIVGFPGETEADFAELERFVTHAGLDAIGVFGYSDEEGTEAAGYDGKLPEDVVADRLNRLTRLAEEMTAQRAEQRIGTEVEVLVESVDGDVVEGRAAHQAPETDGLTTLLGVEDAEVGQFYRARVVASEGVDLVAEALEQVRVRRAPGAGE